The following coding sequences lie in one Haematobia irritans isolate KBUSLIRL chromosome 3, ASM5000362v1, whole genome shotgun sequence genomic window:
- the LOC142231710 gene encoding uncharacterized protein LOC142231710 isoform X2, with the protein MAGSHICRLCRNTCAETIHLRDENGDANEIYNIAKKFFHSMFLDAFVTPGSISREIAVLCLDCWNHICNFNNFQQTILVVQANLLKEMEQAKLAEIISEGKTSSHNSAINQGLIMHELSDNGGNGFGSGKLIVTDYGIEFSTDLDDIAQSSQTHFGDATTCQDMNISREEHNEFLNESEPSTSNPKSLNDSIIFKRDKVSSRRVDATIARWKPELECRLCSEKFPCFYEIRKHTQFHHPTEEFYIMCCGIKLKYRFRIEEHAILHMDPKAFTCKDCGKRFHTKLKFLNHMYKEVVPPRIVKDTCPKCGETFDYLGGLYCHKKIHHPEMFTNKQKKTKINSDN; encoded by the exons ATGGCGGGTTCCCATATTTGCCGATTATGTCGCAATACTTGTGCTGAGACCATACATCTGCGTGATGAAAACGGCGATGCGAATGAAATATACAATATCGCGAAAAAGTTCTTTCATTCCatg tttttggatGCGTTTGTCACTCCGGGATCCATTTCGAGAGAAATTGCGGTTTTATGTTTGGATTGCTGGAATCATATCTGCAATTTTAACAACTTTCAACAGACCATACTGGTGGTACAGGCCAATCTACTTAAAGAGATGGAACAGGCCAAACTTGCAGAGATTATATCTGAGGGCAAGACATCTTCACACAACTCAGCAATCAATCAGGGCCTAATCATGCACGAATTAAGTGATAATGGGGGGAACGGTTTTGGTTCGGGAAAATTAATTGTTACCGACTATGGTATAGAATTTTCcaccgatttagatgatataGCCCAAAGTAGTCAAACCCATTTTGGTGATGCCACAACCTGCCAAGATATGAACATTTCTCGGGAAGAGCACAATGAATTCTTGAACGAAAGTGAGCCAAGTACATCCAATCCCAAATCATTAAACGATTCAATTATCTTTAAAAGAGATAAAGTTTCAAGTAGGAGGGTGGATGCAACTATAGCCCGTTGGAAACCTGAGTTGGAATGTCGCCTTTGCTCTGAAAAATTCCCATGCTTTTATGAGATTAGGAAGCATACACAATTCCATCATCCTACGGAAGAATTCTATATTATGTGTTGTGGAATTAAGTTAAAATATCGCTTTCGCATCGAAGAACATGCCATACTACACATGGATCCCAAGGCGTTTACCTGTAAGGATTGTGGCAAGAGATTTCACACCAagcttaaatttttaaatcacaTGTACAAGGAAGTTGTTCCCCCCCGCATTGTAAAGGATACCTGCCCGAAATGTGGAGAAACCTTTGACTATCTAGGAGGACTGTATTGTCACAAAAAAATTCACCATCCTGAAATGTTCACCAATAAGCAAAAGAAGACTAAAATAAACTCGGATAATTAA